One window from the genome of Candidatus Eisenbacteria bacterium encodes:
- a CDS encoding 4-hydroxy-tetrahydrodipicolinate synthase: MFDGLMVAMVTPFRDGAVDLEATSRLVEYMLERGVEGLVVSGSTGEAATCTVEERRQLWAFVKDRVRGRAPVVAGTGTNSTADSIELTRIAEELGLDGAMLVTPFYNKPTPKGQIAHFAAVARSTRLPIILYNVPGRTATNTLPETFEKLQDVPNIVAIKEASGSLDQASALCARTRFTILSGDDSLTLPTVAVGGRGIISVAGQAAPREMRQLSDFARSGRLAEAQSLHTRLAPLFKALFIESNPGPIKYLLSAMGLIRNELRLPLVAIEPATEQAVLEAARAVGLELALASGAARA; this comes from the coding sequence ATGTTCGATGGACTGATGGTCGCGATGGTGACGCCGTTTCGAGACGGAGCTGTGGATCTGGAAGCCACTTCGCGCCTGGTGGAGTACATGCTCGAGCGTGGGGTCGAAGGCCTCGTGGTCTCGGGCTCGACCGGCGAGGCTGCGACCTGCACGGTCGAGGAGCGGCGCCAGTTGTGGGCGTTCGTCAAGGACCGGGTGCGCGGGCGGGCACCGGTGGTCGCCGGGACCGGCACGAATTCGACCGCCGACAGCATCGAGCTGACGCGTATCGCGGAGGAGCTGGGGCTCGACGGCGCGATGCTGGTGACGCCGTTCTACAACAAGCCCACACCGAAGGGGCAGATCGCGCACTTCGCGGCCGTCGCGCGCTCGACACGGCTGCCGATCATCCTCTACAACGTGCCGGGTCGCACCGCCACGAACACGCTGCCCGAGACCTTCGAGAAGTTGCAGGACGTTCCGAACATCGTGGCGATCAAGGAAGCTTCGGGTAGCCTCGATCAGGCGAGTGCGCTGTGCGCTCGAACGCGCTTCACGATTCTCTCGGGCGACGACTCGCTCACACTTCCGACCGTCGCCGTCGGAGGGCGCGGCATCATCTCGGTCGCGGGGCAGGCCGCTCCGCGCGAGATGCGCCAGCTCAGCGACTTCGCACGCTCGGGCCGGCTCGCCGAAGCGCAGTCGCTCCACACGCGCCTGGCGCCGCTCTTCAAGGCGCTGTTCATCGAATCGAATCCCGGTCCCATCAAGTACCTGCTGTCCGCGATGGGATTGATCCGAAACGAGCTGCGACTTCCGCTGGTTGCCATCGAACCTGCGACCGAACAAGCGGTGCTCGAGGCCGCGCGTGCGGTCGGACTGGAGCTGGCGCTGGCGAGCGGCGCGGCACGCGCGTGA
- the dapB gene encoding 4-hydroxy-tetrahydrodipicolinate reductase codes for MISLVVVGASGRMGRAVLEAALEDGSIEVAAAVSRSDPGLGVKWESSLEAAIRPGRVVIEFSTPEVAGEVARRCGAQAVPLVSGTTALTSEYEALISATARSSAVLRSANFSLGLLALRRALETALRALPEWDVEIVERHHRGKADSPSGTALRLAADVAALRGWDERAFRHGREGRVGTRHDAEIGLHAVRGGSWVGDHSVLIAGAGEALELRHTVQDRSAFAHGALRAAKFVAHAPAGLYTLEAIPVAAGGA; via the coding sequence GTGATCTCGCTGGTGGTGGTGGGTGCGTCGGGCCGCATGGGCCGAGCGGTTCTCGAGGCCGCACTCGAGGACGGTTCGATCGAGGTGGCGGCGGCCGTCAGCCGCAGCGACCCCGGGCTCGGCGTGAAGTGGGAGTCGTCGCTCGAGGCTGCGATCCGCCCCGGCCGCGTGGTGATCGAATTCAGCACTCCCGAAGTCGCAGGTGAGGTCGCGAGGCGCTGCGGAGCTCAGGCGGTTCCGCTGGTTTCCGGAACCACCGCGCTCACGAGCGAGTATGAAGCACTGATTTCGGCGACCGCTCGCAGTTCGGCGGTGCTGCGCTCGGCGAACTTCAGTCTCGGCCTGCTGGCCTTGCGGCGCGCGCTCGAGACCGCGTTGCGCGCGCTGCCGGAGTGGGACGTCGAGATCGTCGAACGTCATCATCGGGGCAAAGCGGACAGTCCGTCGGGTACCGCGCTGCGACTCGCCGCCGACGTCGCCGCATTGCGCGGATGGGATGAGCGGGCATTTCGCCACGGCCGCGAGGGCCGCGTCGGAACGCGTCACGACGCGGAGATCGGGCTACATGCGGTGCGCGGTGGCAGTTGGGTCGGCGATCACAGCGTGCTGATTGCAGGAGCGGGCGAGGCACTCGAATTGCGACATACGGTTCAGGACCGTTCGGCATTTGCGCACGGCGCGCTGCGCGCCGCGAAATTTGTAGCGCACGCGCCGGCGGGTCTCTACACTTTGGAAGCGATCCCGGTGGCCGCGGGGGGGGCCTAG